A genomic stretch from Candidatus Thermoplasmatota archaeon includes:
- a CDS encoding 50S ribosomal protein L19e, whose product MDLKNQRRISANVLKCGKNRVWIDPDEIEEIGKAVTRRDIRNLVKKGIVDARKKKGVSRGRARETYEQKKKGRRKGQGSRKGTAYARRPKKRRWILTIRPIRAYLKQLRNDGVITPSVYRRYYVRAKGGEFKSKNHLKTHLIMEGVIKE is encoded by the coding sequence ATGGATCTGAAGAATCAACGTCGGATTTCAGCCAATGTATTGAAATGCGGCAAAAACAGGGTATGGATCGACCCGGACGAGATAGAGGAGATCGGAAAAGCCGTTACCAGAAGGGATATAAGAAATCTTGTAAAGAAAGGAATTGTAGATGCAAGAAAGAAAAAGGGAGTGTCAAGAGGACGGGCAAGAGAAACATATGAACAGAAAAAAAAAGGAAGGAGAAAGGGACAGGGTTCGCGCAAGGGAACGGCATATGCCCGCCGCCCAAAGAAAAGACGATGGATACTTACGATAAGACCCATAAGGGCATACCTAAAACAACTTAGAAACGACGGCGTGATAACTCCATCGGTTTACAGGAGATATTATGTGAGGGCGAAGGGAGGTGAGTTCAAAAGCAAGAATCATTTGAAAACTCATCTTATAATGGAAGGTGTCATAAAGGAGTAA
- a CDS encoding 50S ribosomal protein L18 — protein sequence MEKKNRVPFRRRREGKTDYRYRLKLLKSGKPRVVARKSNTNMRVQFVLYDRAGDRTISSAISNELKKYGWNGSVGNTPASYLTGLLAGKRALIEGIKEGVMDIGPHESIKGANIYGALKGVLDAGIDVSHGEDVIPDDDRIYGKHISEEMPDKVKEIKEKIEAEYE from the coding sequence ATGGAGAAAAAAAATAGGGTGCCGTTCAGACGAAGAAGAGAGGGAAAAACGGATTACCGCTATAGGCTAAAGCTGTTAAAGTCCGGGAAGCCAAGAGTGGTTGCGAGAAAATCAAATACGAATATGAGAGTGCAATTTGTTTTATATGACCGTGCGGGCGATAGAACCATATCATCCGCAATCAGCAATGAGTTGAAAAAGTATGGATGGAATGGCAGCGTGGGTAATACGCCTGCGTCGTATCTTACAGGTCTGCTCGCTGGGAAAAGAGCGCTCATTGAAGGCATAAAGGAAGGTGTGATGGACATAGGCCCCCACGAATCTATAAAAGGTGCAAATATATACGGGGCATTGAAGGGCGTGCTGGATGCAGGGATAGATGTTTCCCATGGTGAAGATGTGATACCGGACGATGACAGAATATATGGGAAACACATATCTGAAGAGATGCCCGATAAAGTTAAAGAGATTAAAGAAAAGATAGAGGCTGAATATGAGTGA
- a CDS encoding 50S ribosomal protein L32e: MGEEEVKIVEEGEYVPKKKPALDEGVKKLLSMRKKPKFVRQQWYQYKRLDKKWVSPRGMHSKLRKGRRYRTLRVKIGYGAPKKVKGLHPSGFEEVMVYNVDDMKGLNPEREAVRISARIGKKKRIGIIEKADELGLRVLNRGV; this comes from the coding sequence ATGGGAGAAGAAGAAGTAAAGATAGTCGAGGAAGGAGAATACGTTCCAAAGAAGAAGCCCGCATTGGACGAAGGCGTTAAGAAACTTCTGTCTATGAGGAAAAAGCCCAAATTCGTCCGCCAGCAGTGGTATCAGTACAAAAGACTGGATAAGAAGTGGGTAAGTCCGAGAGGAATGCATTCAAAACTTCGCAAAGGCCGGAGATATCGCACTCTCCGAGTTAAGATAGGATATGGCGCACCGAAAAAAGTAAAAGGACTCCATCCATCTGGCTTTGAGGAAGTTATGGTGTATAATGTCGATGATATGAAAGGGCTGAATCCTGAAAGGGAAGCTGTACGCATATCTGCCAGAATCGGAAAGAAAAAAAGAATTGGAATAATTGAAAAAGCAGATGAATTGGGGCTGCGTGTATTGAACAGAGGGGTTTAA
- a CDS encoding 30S ribosomal protein S8 gives MLNDTLANAMSAIKNAERAGKKECMVKPASKLIGRALKVMQDNGYISSFEWIDDGKSGVFKVTLKGSINECNVIKPRYSIKHDEFEKWEYRFLPAENFGILLISTTKGILSHYDAKKEGIGGKLLAYVY, from the coding sequence ATGTTGAATGATACTTTGGCAAACGCTATGTCAGCGATAAAAAATGCAGAGAGGGCAGGTAAGAAAGAGTGCATGGTAAAGCCTGCCAGCAAATTGATCGGGAGAGCACTTAAAGTAATGCAGGATAACGGTTACATCAGTTCTTTTGAGTGGATAGATGATGGAAAGTCGGGAGTGTTCAAAGTAACCCTTAAAGGAAGCATAAATGAATGCAATGTTATTAAACCACGATATTCAATAAAGCATGATGAATTCGAAAAATGGGAGTACCGTTTTCTGCCAGCAGAAAACTTTGGCATACTTCTCATCTCGACAACAAAAGGTATACTTTCTCACTACGATGCAAAAAAGGAAGGAATTGGAGGAAAACTCTTGGCGTATGTATATTAG
- a CDS encoding 50S ribosomal protein L6 — MKIPFAINEIEIPEGVKLDIKGNTVKVEGPKGKLERELVHHSIIIKKENSKVIIRCELPKKEEEALVGTFAAHIRNMIKGVTEGFTYKMKVVYAHFPIKVSVKDGEVVIDNFLGEQYPRKVKIFGDTKINVNKDDITIEGINREEVGQTAANIEGAVRVKKRDVRVFQDGIYIVSKGA; from the coding sequence ATGAAGATACCGTTCGCTATTAATGAAATCGAAATACCTGAGGGCGTTAAGCTGGATATTAAAGGTAATACTGTAAAGGTTGAAGGTCCGAAAGGAAAATTGGAAAGGGAATTGGTACATCATTCTATTATAATTAAAAAGGAAAACTCTAAAGTCATTATCAGATGCGAGTTGCCGAAAAAAGAAGAAGAAGCGCTTGTCGGCACATTTGCGGCCCACATACGGAATATGATAAAAGGCGTTACCGAAGGATTTACATACAAAATGAAGGTAGTTTATGCCCATTTTCCCATAAAAGTTTCGGTGAAAGATGGCGAGGTAGTAATAGACAATTTTCTAGGTGAGCAATATCCAAGAAAAGTGAAAATTTTCGGGGATACAAAGATAAATGTGAACAAGGATGATATCACAATAGAAGGAATAAACAGGGAAGAGGTTGGCCAGACAGCCGCAAACATAGAGGGTGCAGTGCGGGTGAAAAAGAGGGATGTAAGGGTTTTTCAGGACGGAATATATATTGTTTCCAAAGGTGCATAA
- a CDS encoding 30S ribosomal protein S5 — protein sequence MSDEWIPKTRLGKMVKNGEITSMSQALKSGLSLKEVEIVDTLLPDIEDEVLDVNMVQRMTDSGRRVKFRVIVAVGNKDGFVGLGVAKGKEVGMSIRKAVENGKLNLIEISRGCGSWMCKCGMPHSLPLKIEGKCGSVTATLKPAPRGVGLAVGDTAKIILKLAGVKDIWGSAKGQTNTVINYANAVFEALKNISTIKIDENTYKKLHIVSGAVGGVEE from the coding sequence ATGAGTGATGAATGGATTCCAAAAACAAGACTGGGCAAAATGGTGAAGAATGGAGAAATAACCTCCATGAGCCAGGCATTAAAATCCGGTCTGTCCCTCAAAGAAGTCGAGATAGTGGACACGCTGCTGCCCGATATAGAGGATGAGGTTCTGGATGTGAATATGGTGCAGAGGATGACTGACTCTGGAAGAAGAGTGAAATTCAGGGTTATTGTTGCTGTTGGCAATAAAGATGGTTTTGTCGGACTCGGCGTAGCAAAGGGTAAAGAAGTGGGCATGTCCATAAGAAAAGCCGTGGAGAATGGAAAATTGAATTTAATAGAAATAAGCAGGGGATGCGGCTCCTGGATGTGCAAATGCGGCATGCCCCATTCCCTTCCGTTAAAGATTGAGGGAAAATGCGGCTCTGTGACTGCTACATTGAAACCGGCTCCCCGTGGGGTGGGACTTGCAGTCGGAGATACTGCAAAAATTATTCTAAAGCTTGCGGGTGTAAAAGATATATGGGGCTCCGCGAAGGGGCAGACAAACACGGTCATAAATTATGCAAATGCGGTGTTTGAAGCACTTAAGAACATATCTACGATAAAAATTGATGAAAACACCTACAAAAAACTCCATATTGTTTCTGGAGCAGTTGGAGGAGTTGAAGAATAA
- a CDS encoding nucleotidyltransferase domain-containing protein, with the protein MKPNNLKAYASTFASFLLRKLEDKISDIDAIILYGSVAKGEATKESDVDIFIDTKKDFREEIREITEKFYGSREAMLFKAKGTESEINTKVGELKEWTELHRSIASTGITLWGKYRAKEMPIGSRHKIIFYWDKIEKNRGAFLNKLYGYKSGNKRYPGLLEEIGGRKVGKSGIIIPIESKHELIELIKKYKVRAKSLEIFALE; encoded by the coding sequence ATGAAACCAAACAACCTTAAGGCATATGCATCCACCTTTGCATCATTTTTGTTAAGAAAACTTGAGGATAAAATCTCGGACATTGATGCAATTATTCTCTATGGCTCAGTAGCAAAGGGAGAAGCCACCAAGGAAAGCGATGTGGACATATTCATCGATACAAAAAAAGATTTTAGGGAAGAAATTAGAGAAATAACTGAAAAATTTTATGGCAGCAGAGAGGCAATGCTATTCAAAGCAAAAGGTACAGAAAGTGAAATAAACACGAAGGTAGGGGAACTAAAGGAATGGACAGAGTTACATAGGAGCATAGCCAGCACCGGGATTACCTTGTGGGGAAAATACAGGGCAAAAGAGATGCCCATAGGCTCTCGGCATAAAATAATCTTTTATTGGGATAAAATAGAGAAAAATAGAGGAGCGTTTCTCAACAAGCTCTATGGGTATAAAAGTGGAAATAAAAGATACCCCGGACTCTTGGAAGAAATAGGTGGTAGGAAGGTAGGTAAAAGCGGGATAATAATCCCCATAGAATCCAAACATGAGTTAATAGAACTGATCAAAAAATACAAGGTACGGGCAAAAAGCTTGGAAATATTTGCTCTGGAGTGA